In Salvia hispanica cultivar TCC Black 2014 unplaced genomic scaffold, UniMelb_Shisp_WGS_1.0 HiC_scaffold_437, whole genome shotgun sequence, the DNA window taATAGTCGAGAGGAAATGACCTACTAATTTCTTTATACTTTGAAAAAGAACACAATACAATTATTATAAGACGAATGGAGTACCTTTCTAAAGAGATAATTTTGGAGATTACAATTCTTGATATAGAGAATTGATCTGCTGAGCGTTTAAAGTGAGTGAGAGTCTGAGCGCCTCTTTCCAAGTCATCTCtccttttgattttgatagttgcttttgaaaattaaagaagagaTGTGTGAAATTAAGTTTAGAGAACGATCAATTCTCTCTTGATATATAGCAAGAGTAACATAGAGTTATATctaaaattcagaaattacTTAAATTCAGAAATTATTTATACGAGAATTAGTTTTTTTAGTCTAGCAAGAAAGAGACCATTTTGTAGATCTTATCTGCTagattttatgtttgtgtgaTTTGCAAGTTAATGAATTAAAGACAACGATTGTGAAAGGAAAGATTTATAGGCGTGAATGTCAGTGAGATTGATCATTTTCCAACTTTAACATAATCTAGAAATAAAcgagaaatttaaaatagttgcctatgtttagttttttatatatataataaaccACAAGTCTAAATCTAAAGttggacaaaaaaaatggtCCATAAGATCTTGAATCAAACTCATATTCCATCACATACAAGTCAAGttatggaaaatgaaaattgactAAGCTTCGTAGAcggatcaaaatggaaaaataagattaaaataaaaacctcGAGATGAAAATAATGAGGTCTATATTAAGTCATTTACTAAGGAAAACAAGAAGCAATCAGATTATAGCCAAAGAGACTGGAAATTTGGATGACCAAAGCATATATTCAGTTACTTTTACAAAGAGCTATGTACAAACTTGCACAGATTGGAAAAATTAGAAAGCTATAAACTCGAATTCGGGTCACGATTGCATGTCATCGCGAGATGCAGATACATCCACGCTATCACCAACGCCACCATTAGAATCCGGGGTGCTATTGCTATGTCGAGCTTTGTTATGAGTCGCGATGGCATCCTTCAGTTTCTGGAGCTGCATAAGATTACAGGCTAAGTAGGCATCATTCGATGTCCAAATCGACTAATGTAGGCAAAAGGGATCAAGCAACAGTTTCAAATAACTCAGTGTAAATCGACAAACGTTCATTTGGTAACATAAGATAAGTAGCTAGTGTTCGAATAGAATGAGGATTGTGTGAGGTCTTACCTTGGCAAGGGAGCATGAGAACGAGTCGACCAAGCCATCAGCTCCCTTGTAGAAGTGGAAATACGGAAGAACCTTTATGTTTAGGCTTTTGCATAAGGGCTTGTTCTCATCAAAGTTCACCTTTAGGAAAATGATTTCTGGGTGTTGCTCGGCAAACCTGCAGATCTAAACGCAAAGGACATCAGCGGATGTAGCAACTTCTTGATATTTGTTCGTTCGCATAGAAAACGTAACTTTGTACCTATATGACAGCATAGGTCTCACTGGAAAGGTAAA includes these proteins:
- the LOC125199256 gene encoding thioredoxin-like 2, chloroplastic gives rise to the protein MIDIKSTQEFVDALSQAGDRLVIVEFFGAWCASCRALFPKICRFAEQHPEIIFLKVNFDENKPLCKSLNIKVLPYFHFYKGADGLVDSFSCSLAKLQKLKDAIATHNKARHSNSTPDSNGGVGDSVDVSASRDDMQS